Proteins encoded by one window of Paenibacillus sp. DCT19:
- a CDS encoding LacI family DNA-binding transcriptional regulator gives MATIHDVALRAGVSVTTVSRVLNNRGYISQKTRDKVYQTMSELNYRPNEIARSLLRKQSNVIGLIIPDVSHPFFGEMANYIEYYAYQHGFKIMLCNSHMEPSKEREYVEMLKGNRVDGIIMGSHTLEVDEYMNLHSPIVTFDRQIGTDIPFISSDNYQGGVMAAELLLAKGRRKVAHICGNLGLQMLSNRRTAGFVDKLEAHGIKPIATHETNLNVFSQEQYTELVEQLLVEHPEVDGLFVTSDLIAIHALKQIIARGRKVPEDISIIGYDDIRAASYVLPGITTIRQPVERMAELAVELIRRQIAEEEMTIENILPVTLVERETT, from the coding sequence ATGGCAACAATTCATGATGTTGCACTCAGAGCAGGAGTGTCCGTAACTACCGTCTCGCGTGTATTAAATAACCGGGGTTATATCAGTCAGAAAACCCGGGATAAAGTGTATCAGACGATGAGTGAATTGAATTATCGCCCAAATGAGATTGCCCGTTCTCTTTTGCGTAAACAGTCCAATGTCATCGGTTTAATTATTCCTGATGTATCCCATCCGTTTTTTGGTGAGATGGCCAATTATATTGAGTATTATGCGTATCAGCATGGGTTCAAGATTATGCTATGTAACTCCCATATGGAGCCCTCCAAAGAGCGAGAGTATGTGGAAATGCTTAAAGGAAACCGGGTAGATGGCATTATTATGGGTAGCCATACACTTGAAGTAGACGAGTATATGAATCTGCATTCGCCTATTGTTACCTTTGACCGTCAGATTGGTACGGATATTCCGTTTATTTCCTCCGATAATTATCAGGGAGGGGTTATGGCTGCTGAATTACTTCTTGCAAAAGGCAGAAGGAAGGTGGCTCATATCTGCGGTAATCTAGGATTGCAGATGCTCTCCAATCGTAGAACAGCAGGATTTGTGGACAAGCTGGAGGCACACGGCATCAAACCAATCGCTACACATGAAACGAATCTGAACGTGTTCAGTCAGGAGCAATATACGGAATTGGTTGAACAATTACTGGTGGAGCATCCTGAAGTAGACGGTTTGTTTGTGACTAGTGACCTGATTGCAATTCATGCGCTAAAACAAATTATTGCTCGTGGGCGCAAAGTTCCAGAGGATATTTCTATCATTGGATATGATGACATTCGTGCGGCGAGTTATGTGCTGCCAGGCATTACGACGATTAGGCAACCTGTGGAACGCATGGCTGAACTTGCGGTGGAGCTGATTCGTCGTCAAATTGCAGAAGAAGAAATGACGATCGAGAACATTTTGCCAGTGACCCTGGTGGAGAGAGAGACGACCTGA
- a CDS encoding FixH family protein: MLIILTAGCSYQEQNASGEMPVMIKVQLMVPEQASPNEPVSLQLKLTQGDAPVSDADQVQFQIWNKLNEPAQVSPEEGYMTVEKLEEQGALTASEVEDGIYEVEYTFEEHGSYVVQAHVTHGSMHSMPRKNVEVK, encoded by the coding sequence ATGTTAATTATACTGACCGCGGGTTGCTCTTATCAGGAGCAGAATGCATCGGGCGAGATGCCAGTCATGATCAAAGTACAGCTTATGGTTCCGGAACAGGCATCACCTAATGAGCCTGTGTCATTACAGCTGAAGCTTACACAGGGCGATGCACCAGTTAGCGATGCGGATCAAGTGCAGTTCCAGATCTGGAACAAACTTAATGAGCCTGCTCAGGTGTCACCTGAAGAAGGTTATATGACCGTTGAGAAGCTGGAGGAACAAGGGGCTTTGACGGCTAGCGAAGTGGAAGATGGCATCTACGAGGTAGAGTATACATTTGAAGAGCACGGCTCCTATGTAGTTCAAGCTCATGTAACACATGGGTCCATGCACAGTATGCCGAGAAAGAATGTTGAAGTGAAATAA
- a CDS encoding disulfide oxidoreductase has protein sequence MSTSSKPERSARNVDTRLFIAWAVSVIATGGSLYFSEIKGYIPCDLCWFQRIFMYPLTIVLGIAYFKDDVGIAKYVLPLSFVGGGISLYHVTIQRIFSATGNAVACGKVPCYTDYLNWFGFITIPLLALIAFIIIIVALWGIGKASKSSL, from the coding sequence ATGAGTACATCTTCCAAACCGGAGCGTTCGGCGAGAAATGTGGACACGCGGTTATTTATTGCTTGGGCCGTTTCTGTCATTGCGACAGGAGGCAGTTTATATTTTAGTGAAATTAAGGGGTACATTCCTTGCGATCTGTGTTGGTTCCAGCGCATTTTCATGTATCCGCTAACGATTGTGCTCGGCATTGCTTACTTCAAGGACGATGTGGGCATTGCCAAATATGTACTGCCGCTTAGCTTTGTTGGTGGCGGAATATCGTTATATCACGTTACGATTCAGCGTATCTTCTCGGCTACGGGCAATGCCGTGGCTTGTGGTAAGGTTCCTTGTTACACCGATTATCTGAATTGGTTCGGCTTCATTACGATTCCATTGCTCGCTCTGATCGCCTTTATTATCATTATTGTAGCGCTATGGGGCATTGGCAAAGCATCCAAATCTTCTTTGTAA
- a CDS encoding copper amine oxidase N-terminal domain-containing protein, which yields MMKMKMKKFIAPVLSLTLLMPGIAGAAPAPQTPMTMMKASVNTPAADLRANLDHLLSEHFALAVTAMAKAYDGAKDADAAYKALDQNALDMQPAIASLYGDAGAKEFERIFRAHNKYTDDLVKATKMGNQAGIKQAQANINGFVDEFSTFLSTATEGKLPKAAAKQALQVHEDLVQKVFDEYVAGDYSDAYKAYREGFKEMFDVSKALSTAITTQMPEKFNNTKADTKAADLRSALNHLASEHFALSALQMQEEYDGRTAASNALVTSEAGNTADFKAAIASIYGNDGANAFEKIWVTNHVNAQSDYVKAVKNNDATARAAVQKRIDGFTTEFASFLDSATAGNLPKAAAQQALTTHEDQVQKVLDQYAAGNYDASYTTNREGFKVMFGVGQALGNAIVTQFNDKFQEPAAPTTPAPAPDMTTVWMQVNSKMLKINDKTTNMDTTPVLWKNTTYIPLRFLSEGIGATVKWDKKAQQVTVMAGNDTLEFWVNNNVMEVNGVKKNVGSTVFVNKDGRTQVPLRFIAELLNWDVKWAQKDGSITLTKSM from the coding sequence ATGATGAAGATGAAAATGAAGAAGTTTATCGCACCTGTACTTAGTTTGACACTGTTGATGCCAGGGATTGCAGGAGCCGCTCCCGCACCACAGACACCAATGACAATGATGAAAGCATCGGTGAATACACCTGCCGCTGACCTTAGAGCGAACCTGGATCACCTATTGTCTGAACACTTTGCACTCGCCGTAACCGCGATGGCCAAAGCCTATGATGGAGCAAAGGATGCCGATGCAGCATACAAAGCATTAGATCAGAATGCATTGGATATGCAGCCAGCGATCGCTTCCCTATATGGTGATGCTGGTGCGAAGGAATTCGAACGTATCTTCCGTGCACATAACAAATACACCGATGACCTGGTGAAGGCAACCAAAATGGGTAACCAAGCTGGCATCAAGCAAGCTCAAGCAAACATCAACGGTTTTGTGGATGAATTCTCTACATTCCTCAGTACAGCGACTGAAGGTAAATTGCCAAAGGCAGCAGCCAAACAGGCTTTGCAAGTTCATGAAGATCTCGTGCAAAAAGTATTTGATGAATACGTAGCTGGAGATTATAGCGATGCCTATAAAGCATATCGTGAAGGGTTCAAGGAGATGTTTGATGTAAGTAAAGCACTTTCCACTGCCATCACGACCCAAATGCCTGAGAAATTCAATAACACCAAAGCGGATACAAAAGCAGCTGATCTGAGATCTGCACTCAACCACTTGGCATCCGAACACTTTGCGCTCTCTGCTCTGCAAATGCAGGAAGAATACGATGGACGCACAGCAGCTTCCAACGCACTGGTTACATCTGAAGCTGGAAACACCGCTGATTTCAAAGCAGCCATTGCTTCCATTTACGGAAACGATGGTGCCAACGCGTTCGAGAAAATTTGGGTAACCAACCATGTTAATGCACAGAGTGATTATGTAAAAGCCGTTAAAAACAACGATGCGACGGCTCGTGCAGCCGTACAGAAACGTATTGATGGATTCACAACCGAGTTCGCATCATTCCTGGATTCTGCAACAGCCGGTAATCTGCCAAAAGCAGCAGCACAACAGGCTCTAACAACTCATGAAGATCAAGTGCAAAAAGTCCTCGACCAATATGCAGCAGGCAATTATGATGCTTCTTACACCACGAATCGTGAAGGCTTCAAAGTGATGTTCGGTGTAGGTCAAGCGTTGGGTAACGCGATTGTGACTCAATTCAACGATAAGTTCCAAGAGCCAGCAGCCCCAACAACGCCTGCACCAGCTCCAGATATGACAACGGTATGGATGCAAGTGAACAGCAAAATGCTGAAAATTAACGACAAAACAACCAATATGGATACAACTCCAGTACTTTGGAAAAACACAACCTACATTCCACTGCGTTTCCTGAGTGAAGGTATTGGTGCAACCGTGAAATGGGATAAAAAAGCACAGCAAGTCACGGTCATGGCTGGCAACGATACGCTCGAATTCTGGGTGAACAACAATGTGATGGAAGTTAATGGTGTGAAGAAAAACGTAGGGTCCACTGTATTTGTCAACAAAGATGGTCGTACGCAAGTACCACTGCGCTTCATTGCTGAGTTGCTGAACTGGGATGTGAAATGGGCACAAAAAGACGGTTCCATTACACTGACCAAATCCATGTAA
- a CDS encoding DUF6199 family natural product biosynthesis protein produces MILTIAIIFSLVGLLMLIAPSVLWVITEKWKTSDATEPSALYRFSVRIGGAACLVIAAYATYVLFV; encoded by the coding sequence ATGATTTTGACTATTGCCATTATCTTCAGTCTCGTTGGATTACTTATGTTAATTGCTCCATCTGTTCTGTGGGTTATCACGGAAAAGTGGAAAACTTCTGACGCTACGGAACCTTCTGCTCTTTATAGATTTTCCGTTCGAATCGGTGGGGCTGCCTGTTTAGTTATTGCGGCTTATGCAACATACGTATTATTTGTATAA
- a CDS encoding phosphotransferase, giving the protein MYQSTHTAVIHGDLGLWNVLFTESDMYIIDVGEVRSGNHHFDLAAILSSTCSSSITVCELEERMVQLERGYRSEGRDVNRVILYEQIHLWVIRGLLAIIREKGIIAPTIPYVERNLAFLGKCQMVMS; this is encoded by the coding sequence GTGTATCAATCGACGCATACGGCTGTAATACATGGGGACCTTGGACTGTGGAATGTGCTATTCACGGAGAGTGATATGTATATCATTGATGTCGGAGAAGTACGGAGTGGGAACCATCATTTTGATCTAGCAGCTATACTGTCTTCTACTTGTTCTTCCTCAATCACAGTGTGCGAGCTGGAGGAGCGAATGGTTCAATTGGAACGTGGATATCGCTCTGAAGGGCGCGACGTTAATCGGGTGATTCTATACGAACAGATCCATCTATGGGTTATTCGTGGATTGCTAGCCATTATAAGAGAGAAGGGAATCATTGCTCCAACAATTCCCTATGTCGAGCGGAATCTAGCGTTTCTCGGTAAATGTCAGATGGTAATGAGTTGA
- a CDS encoding phosphotransferase, producing MINMDLRYIASQYVMGEIMNCTTMQQGTSSTAMLLQTTSGSYVLRQLRDERQALAEYEVYQALAPAKLSPSIQCTKEGLSYITLGHMIYNVQTYIDKVVPQHSLSLNYVELGEVIARFHQRIMHLDMTRLGQEDRFALALLWEAVSGKCWIHHQR from the coding sequence ATGATCAACATGGATCTGAGGTATATAGCGTCACAGTATGTGATGGGGGAGATTATGAATTGCACAACGATGCAGCAAGGAACAAGTTCAACGGCCATGTTGCTGCAGACCACGTCAGGTAGCTATGTGTTGCGCCAGCTTAGGGATGAACGACAGGCTTTGGCCGAATATGAAGTGTACCAGGCACTGGCACCTGCAAAACTATCACCAAGCATCCAGTGTACAAAGGAAGGTCTATCTTATATTACCCTTGGGCATATGATTTATAATGTTCAGACTTATATTGATAAAGTAGTGCCACAGCACTCGCTAAGCCTGAATTATGTTGAGTTAGGTGAAGTGATTGCACGTTTCCATCAACGTATTATGCATCTGGATATGACGAGACTTGGTCAGGAGGATCGGTTTGCTCTAGCTTTATTATGGGAAGCGGTAAGTGGGAAGTGCTGGATTCATCATCAGAGATAA
- a CDS encoding stalk domain-containing protein produces MMKKNMKKSVATMMVLGMTLTGATGVFAGTQLEKISAYLNHGISFNVDGAAYSPTDGNGNKLAPITYNNSTYLPVRALADALHVPVSYDSQKGQVIIGQATNNPTALTNVTYTSAQKEAIQKAFAQFDGFETAYAPQQMTTGDTFKSVGAGGDGVSFVFNHMKVDISPRDYSDGYSSKNVKLSNGVTAKWYTPDKTGMLTFQLDDRYVTISSPDHKLTQAQLQQVAVSVQKTNSNNDQGITAFADVNYTKQQQDNIRKAFAKFDGFKTAYAPQHMVAGDAFKSLGAGGDGVNFVFNRMNVTVSPKDYSFSYDGKTVKLPNGVSAKWYTPDQTDLLTFQLDDCYVTVSSPNNQLTHAQLEQMAVSVQKLK; encoded by the coding sequence ATGATGAAAAAAAACATGAAGAAATCCGTAGCAACGATGATGGTACTGGGAATGACGTTAACTGGTGCAACGGGAGTATTTGCAGGTACACAATTGGAGAAAATCTCCGCCTATCTTAACCACGGAATCAGCTTCAACGTCGATGGTGCCGCTTACTCACCTACAGATGGCAATGGTAACAAACTAGCTCCAATCACATATAACAATTCCACGTATCTGCCTGTACGCGCACTGGCTGATGCACTGCATGTACCCGTATCATATGACAGCCAAAAAGGACAAGTGATTATCGGTCAAGCGACTAACAATCCAACAGCTCTCACCAATGTAACGTATACTTCAGCGCAAAAAGAAGCGATCCAAAAAGCCTTTGCCCAATTTGACGGTTTCGAGACTGCTTATGCACCACAACAAATGACTACAGGCGACACGTTCAAAAGCGTAGGTGCTGGTGGCGACGGTGTCAGCTTTGTATTCAATCATATGAAGGTTGATATCTCACCAAGAGATTATTCAGACGGCTATTCTAGCAAAAATGTGAAACTGTCCAACGGAGTTACTGCTAAATGGTACACTCCAGACAAAACCGGTATGCTGACTTTCCAACTGGATGATCGTTACGTTACCATTAGCTCCCCAGACCACAAGCTGACGCAAGCGCAGTTGCAACAAGTTGCGGTCTCTGTTCAGAAAACCAACAGCAACAATGATCAAGGCATCACGGCCTTCGCAGATGTGAATTACACCAAGCAACAACAAGATAACATCCGTAAGGCATTTGCGAAGTTCGACGGATTCAAAACCGCGTATGCGCCGCAGCATATGGTTGCCGGAGATGCATTCAAGAGTTTAGGCGCTGGTGGTGATGGTGTAAACTTTGTATTCAATCGCATGAACGTAACAGTATCACCCAAAGACTATTCATTCAGCTATGATGGCAAAACGGTTAAATTACCAAATGGCGTATCTGCCAAGTGGTATACTCCTGATCAAACCGATCTACTGACCTTCCAACTGGATGATTGTTATGTAACGGTAAGCTCGCCGAACAACCAATTAACTCACGCTCAACTGGAGCAAATGGCAGTCTCTGTGCAGAAGCTGAAATAA